A section of the Bacillota bacterium genome encodes:
- a CDS encoding V-type ATP synthase subunit F encodes MHRIGVIGDEDSILGFRALGVSVFPVSDERAAEERLHALAREDYAAIFITEGFAKGIIDAITEYSKRPLPVVLTIPDNRGNTGAALEKIRRTVERALGADILFGKEGNAS; translated from the coding sequence ATGCATAGAATCGGCGTGATAGGTGATGAAGACTCCATACTGGGCTTTCGGGCTCTCGGTGTCTCGGTTTTCCCGGTCTCGGATGAGCGGGCGGCTGAGGAGAGGCTCCACGCGCTGGCGCGCGAGGACTACGCGGCGATCTTCATCACCGAAGGGTTCGCGAAAGGGATCATAGATGCGATAACAGAGTACAGCAAGCGGCCGCTTCCGGTGGTTCTCACCATTCCCGACAACCGGGGGAATACCGGGGCGGCGCTTGAGAAGATACGGCGGACCGTTGAGAGAGCGCTCGGCGCCGACATCCTGTTCGGAAAAGAGGGGAACGCCTCATGA